From Chlamydiifrater volucris, one genomic window encodes:
- a CDS encoding putative quorum-sensing-regulated virulence factor, producing the protein MTLHFIFYDTETTGTNVEKDRVIEIAAYNPETDESFVSYVNPGIVIPQEASNIHGITNEVVEQAPEFPVVIESFINFCGGDAVLVAHNNDSFDLPLLESECLRHSISLPKYASIDSLKWAKKYRPDLPKHNLQYLRQVYGFSENRAHRALDDVIILHKVFSAMVGDLSPSAIINLLAGNTNPKMFKMPFGKYKGKKLTEVPASYIQWLQDQGVFEKPENKEIKLAVEALNL; encoded by the coding sequence ATGACCCTCCATTTTATCTTTTATGACACTGAAACTACGGGAACAAACGTAGAAAAAGACCGAGTGATCGAAATAGCTGCCTACAATCCAGAAACTGATGAGTCATTTGTCTCTTACGTGAACCCAGGAATTGTGATTCCTCAAGAAGCCTCCAACATTCATGGAATCACTAACGAAGTTGTGGAGCAAGCTCCGGAATTTCCCGTTGTTATAGAATCGTTCATAAATTTTTGCGGCGGAGATGCCGTGCTAGTGGCTCACAATAATGACAGCTTCGATCTGCCCTTACTTGAGAGCGAGTGTCTAAGACACTCTATCTCCCTACCCAAATATGCCTCTATAGACTCCCTGAAATGGGCAAAAAAATACCGCCCTGACCTTCCTAAACACAACTTGCAATATTTGAGGCAAGTGTACGGTTTTTCAGAAAATAGAGCCCACAGGGCTTTGGATGACGTGATTATCCTGCACAAAGTCTTCTCTGCAATGGTTGGGGATCTCTCTCCTTCTGCAATTATAAACTTATTAGCGGGAAACACCAATCCTAAGATGTTCAAAATGCCTTTTGGAAAGTACAAGGGGAAAAAATTGACAGAAGTCCCGGCTTCTTATATCCAGTGGCTTCAGGATCAAGGTGTTTTTGAAAAACCTGAAAATAAAGAAATCAAACTTGCAGTTGAGGCGCTTAATTTATGA
- a CDS encoding MqnA/MqnD/SBP family protein — MTTTDNTLSAAFSPCPNDIFLFRSFLRKEEGFDILSDAIQADIDALNSMASRHEIPLLKISAAHYPSVIKNYQMLPVGAAVGFSCGPLLVTKASTPQSDIKSVAVPGIHTTAAALVRIFYPSLKLLVVPYDKILYAIEENIVHSGVIIHESRFSYDKSTFCVVEDLGLKWERLTSLPVPLGCLVISRKVSESERLLITKLLQISLNQSLNQKKEDAISLALEYAKENDPSIIERFSEVYISQETLILSPIGEKAFTKLWDHTSSLTK; from the coding sequence ATGACAACAACTGATAATACATTGTCTGCCGCCTTCTCCCCTTGCCCCAACGATATTTTCCTGTTCCGCTCTTTTCTCAGGAAAGAAGAGGGATTCGATATCTTATCTGATGCTATCCAGGCTGATATTGATGCCCTGAACAGTATGGCTTCTCGACACGAAATTCCTCTGTTAAAAATCTCTGCAGCTCACTATCCCTCCGTAATAAAGAACTACCAGATGCTGCCAGTAGGGGCTGCCGTGGGATTTTCCTGCGGCCCTTTATTAGTGACTAAAGCTTCTACTCCTCAATCTGATATCAAGTCCGTTGCTGTTCCCGGAATACACACTACTGCTGCTGCTTTGGTACGTATTTTTTATCCGTCACTAAAACTACTTGTCGTCCCCTATGACAAGATCTTGTATGCCATTGAAGAAAATATTGTTCATTCAGGGGTGATTATTCATGAAAGCAGGTTCTCTTATGATAAGAGCACTTTCTGCGTTGTTGAAGATTTAGGATTGAAATGGGAAAGGTTAACCTCTCTTCCCGTTCCTTTAGGATGCTTGGTAATATCCAGAAAAGTTTCAGAGTCTGAACGACTTTTGATCACCAAACTACTGCAAATATCCCTAAACCAATCTTTAAATCAAAAAAAAGAAGACGCTATATCACTCGCTCTCGAATACGCCAAAGAGAATGATCCCTCAATTATAGAAAGGTTTTCAGAAGTTTATATCTCCCAAGAAACTCTTATTCTTTCTCCTATAGGGGAGAAGGCCTTTACCAAGTTATGGGACCATACCTCTTCTCTTACCAAATGA
- a CDS encoding YbjN domain-containing protein, producing MMTWILNQNNLISFLKENNFTPFEETTSRLSYINLNADDHEIPLFFVIRNEGEILQLIAYLPFHLKDSETQATARLLHLLNRDLDIPGFGMDEEQGLMFYRLVVPCLNKQIDSKLLLVYINTVQLACDSFSHAIGLISSGSMNLDELQREVRKENHPK from the coding sequence ATTATGACATGGATCCTTAATCAAAATAACCTAATAAGCTTTCTAAAGGAAAACAATTTTACTCCTTTTGAGGAAACTACCAGCCGGCTTTCTTATATTAACTTAAATGCCGATGATCACGAGATCCCTTTATTTTTTGTCATTCGTAACGAAGGAGAGATTTTACAGTTAATTGCTTATCTCCCCTTCCATTTAAAGGATTCTGAAACCCAAGCTACAGCTCGTTTGCTACATCTTTTAAATAGGGATCTAGACATACCTGGGTTTGGTATGGATGAAGAGCAAGGCCTTATGTTCTATAGATTAGTTGTCCCATGTCTCAACAAGCAGATAGATAGCAAACTTCTGCTGGTGTATATTAATACTGTCCAACTCGCTTGCGACAGCTTCTCTCACGCTATAGGGTTAATTTCTTCTGGATCTATGAATCTGGATGAGTTACAGCGAGAGGTAAGAAAGGAAAATCATCCTAAATAA
- the fliO gene encoding flagellar biosynthetic protein FliO codes for MNSAVDMAETAQEAPLKEFLPLNMRSELFKMLFSLVILLGAFGVCIWAFKKLLRNKTSRLGSSSAIKILDKRALTPKSSIYLVEVANKVLILSESNDSISLLSEFPPNTDILELMKSRKDSQPQLSPKDFILKAIQTKKPPQESPRNTPIP; via the coding sequence GTGAACAGTGCCGTTGATATGGCCGAAACTGCTCAAGAAGCCCCTTTAAAAGAATTTCTTCCTTTAAATATGCGCTCAGAGTTATTCAAAATGCTGTTTTCTCTTGTTATACTCTTAGGAGCCTTTGGCGTTTGCATTTGGGCCTTTAAAAAGCTTTTACGTAATAAAACCTCAAGGTTAGGATCTTCTTCAGCCATAAAAATTTTAGACAAACGCGCACTTACGCCTAAGTCCTCTATCTACCTTGTTGAGGTGGCCAATAAAGTCCTCATTCTTTCTGAGTCTAATGACTCCATTTCCTTGCTTTCAGAGTTTCCACCCAATACTGACATCCTAGAACTGATGAAATCCCGGAAAGACTCTCAGCCTCAATTATCGCCCAAAGACTTCATTTTAAAAGCCATCCAAACAAAAAAACCACCTCAAGAATCACCCAGAAATACTCCTATTCCCTAA